One segment of Vagococcus martis DNA contains the following:
- the zapA gene encoding cell division protein ZapA — translation MALEENKRYKATIAGNTYTIIGKESHYHMDIVNQLANEQLETIMKNAPKLSTEQAAILLAINTLSVQIKQQETILDLKKDISDLEDELEKMMALEERLDKIEAREKETRKKAIQENRELTDEEMLNQIEIQKIVNEQAKEKIKRNNNKKKSSINK, via the coding sequence ATGGCTCTTGAAGAGAACAAACGTTATAAAGCGACAATTGCAGGAAATACATATACAATCATAGGAAAAGAAAGTCATTATCATATGGATATTGTTAATCAATTGGCAAATGAACAACTTGAAACAATTATGAAAAATGCTCCTAAGTTATCAACAGAACAGGCAGCTATCTTACTAGCGATTAATACACTATCTGTTCAAATAAAACAACAAGAAACTATTCTTGATTTGAAGAAAGATATTAGTGATTTAGAAGATGAGTTAGAGAAAATGATGGCGTTAGAAGAACGTCTTGATAAAATTGAAGCAAGAGAAAAAGAAACACGAAAAAAAGCGATACAAGAAAACCGAGAATTAACAGATGAAGAGATGTTAAATCAAATTGAAATTCAAAAAATTGTCAATGAGCAAGCAAAAGAAAAAATTAAACGAAACAATAATAAGAAGAAATCATCAATTAATAAATAA
- a CDS encoding CvpA family protein yields MVITIISILILLTGFYAGYRRGFALQLVYFVGYSLSFFMAKESYQSVGKKIELLVPYPAPTQITKLSVFDNSLIFDLDKAFYAGFAFIFILLIGYLITRFIGMLCYRLTFIPLANKSNQLIGGLINLGLTYIGLVLVLTVLSMIPLGFIQNAFDKSGIAKGMIEHTPVLSANLYQWFIKQIIL; encoded by the coding sequence ATGGTTATAACGATAATTAGTATACTTATATTATTAACAGGATTTTATGCCGGATATCGCCGAGGATTTGCCTTGCAACTGGTTTATTTTGTCGGATATTCATTAAGTTTTTTCATGGCAAAAGAATCGTATCAATCAGTTGGGAAAAAGATTGAATTACTCGTCCCTTATCCTGCGCCAACACAAATCACTAAGTTAAGTGTGTTTGATAATAGTTTGATTTTTGATTTAGACAAAGCTTTTTATGCTGGCTTTGCGTTCATATTCATCCTTTTAATAGGGTATTTAATCACAAGATTTATTGGCATGTTATGCTACAGATTAACGTTTATTCCACTAGCGAATAAAAGCAATCAATTAATAGGTGGTTTAATCAATCTTGGCTTAACTTATATTGGATTAGTACTTGTTTTGACAGTATTGTCGATGATACCTCTAGGATTTATTCAAAATGCATTTGATAAATCAGGTATTGCTAAGGGGATGATTGAGCATACACCAGTATTATCAGCCAATCTATATCAATGGTTTATTAAACAAATTATTTTATAA
- a CDS encoding endonuclease MutS2, whose amino-acid sequence MKKKIEDILEFDKVKQMLSQHIVTKSGLEHVNDLKASHSYDEIEEYLMETEDGMTVLRLRGGIPMPILENIKPHMKRIEIGAMLNGLELAQVGRVLTTVLEIQHFFDDLKDADIELHRLYDWSEKMIALPELSKEIRHAIDEDGTVTDDASPELKQIRQSIRRSEQAVREQLDGILRGKNSNYLSDTIVTMRNDRYVIPVKSEYRSHFGGVVHDQSASGQTVFVEPRQVVELNNRLRQHQISERKEIERILAELSNELEPYRHDILQNAYVLGKLDFINSKALFGKQLKAVVPRLSDEKDVHLKQARHPLIDEDVVVPNDIVIGKDYQAVVITGPNTGGKTITLKTLGLLQLMGQSGLPIPVGEESSIGIFSNIYADIGDEQSIEQNLSTFSSHMTNIVSILDNLDSDSLVLFDELGAGTDPQEGAALAISILDKVGEIGAYVMATTHYPELKVYGYNRPNTINASMEFDVDTLSPTYHLLIGIPGRSNAFEISKRLGLSPDIIEQSKQIIDGESQDLNDMISDLENQRKMTETEYLEMRHYADEAENLYHDLKEAYERFFTEREKEMNKAKREANEVISKAQEESEKMIKDIRQMQLRTGNNQSVKEHELIEVKSGLENLKHDETHLKKNKVLKKEKEKKSFKAGDDVLVEAFGQRGTLIEKVGNKEWQVQLGILKMNVSEDGMTRIAPEKEPRMRVSTVKSDGGGSRQSVSTQLDLRGKRYEDALAEVDQYIDAALLAGYPQVTIVHGRGTGALKQGVQEYLKNNRRVKKYNFAPSNQGGDGATIVTF is encoded by the coding sequence GTGAAAAAGAAAATAGAAGATATATTAGAGTTTGATAAAGTCAAACAAATGTTATCTCAACATATTGTAACAAAATCTGGGCTGGAGCATGTTAATGACTTAAAAGCATCACACTCATATGATGAAATAGAAGAATATTTAATGGAAACAGAAGATGGTATGACTGTTTTGCGTTTACGCGGGGGCATTCCTATGCCAATCTTAGAAAACATCAAACCACATATGAAACGTATTGAAATTGGTGCTATGCTAAATGGTTTAGAGTTAGCACAAGTTGGTCGTGTCTTGACAACTGTTCTTGAAATTCAACATTTCTTTGATGATTTAAAGGATGCGGATATTGAATTACATCGTTTGTATGACTGGTCAGAAAAAATGATTGCTCTACCAGAACTATCAAAAGAAATCAGACATGCAATTGATGAAGATGGTACTGTAACAGATGATGCGTCACCAGAATTAAAACAAATTCGCCAAAGTATTAGACGCTCTGAACAAGCGGTGAGAGAACAACTTGACGGGATTCTTCGTGGAAAAAATTCGAATTACCTGAGTGATACGATCGTGACAATGAGAAATGATCGCTATGTTATCCCGGTAAAAAGTGAGTATCGTAGTCATTTTGGTGGTGTTGTCCATGATCAAAGTGCATCTGGTCAAACAGTTTTTGTTGAACCAAGACAAGTAGTTGAACTAAATAATCGTTTAAGACAACATCAAATTTCTGAGCGCAAAGAAATCGAGCGAATTTTAGCCGAATTATCAAATGAACTTGAGCCGTACAGACATGATATTTTACAAAATGCTTATGTCTTAGGAAAACTTGATTTTATTAACAGTAAAGCATTGTTTGGAAAACAATTAAAAGCAGTGGTGCCAAGATTAAGTGACGAAAAAGATGTTCATCTGAAACAAGCAAGACATCCACTAATTGATGAAGACGTTGTGGTACCAAATGATATCGTGATTGGAAAAGATTATCAGGCTGTTGTTATTACAGGACCAAATACAGGTGGTAAGACAATTACACTTAAAACATTAGGATTACTACAATTAATGGGACAATCTGGTTTACCAATTCCTGTAGGTGAAGAAAGTAGTATTGGAATCTTTTCAAATATTTATGCAGATATAGGGGATGAGCAGTCGATTGAGCAGAATTTATCAACGTTCTCTTCACATATGACAAACATTGTGTCAATTTTAGATAATCTTGATTCAGATAGTTTGGTATTATTTGATGAGTTAGGAGCAGGAACAGATCCACAAGAAGGAGCGGCACTTGCTATTTCTATTCTAGATAAAGTTGGAGAAATCGGCGCCTATGTTATGGCAACGACTCACTATCCTGAGTTAAAGGTTTATGGCTATAATCGTCCGAATACAATCAATGCTAGTATGGAATTTGATGTTGATACACTTAGTCCAACATATCATTTGTTAATTGGGATTCCTGGTCGAAGTAACGCGTTTGAAATATCAAAACGTTTAGGATTATCTCCTGATATCATTGAGCAATCTAAACAAATTATTGATGGAGAAAGCCAAGATTTAAATGATATGATTTCTGATTTAGAAAACCAACGTAAAATGACAGAAACTGAATATCTGGAAATGCGTCACTATGCTGATGAAGCAGAAAATCTTTATCATGATTTAAAAGAAGCGTATGAACGATTCTTTACCGAACGTGAAAAAGAGATGAATAAGGCTAAAAGAGAAGCGAATGAAGTCATCAGTAAAGCGCAAGAAGAATCAGAAAAAATGATTAAAGACATTCGTCAAATGCAACTAAGAACAGGGAATAATCAATCTGTTAAAGAACATGAATTGATTGAAGTTAAATCAGGATTAGAAAATCTAAAACATGATGAAACACATTTGAAGAAAAATAAAGTCTTGAAAAAAGAGAAAGAGAAAAAATCATTTAAAGCTGGTGATGATGTTTTAGTTGAAGCATTTGGTCAACGAGGAACATTGATTGAGAAAGTTGGCAATAAAGAATGGCAAGTGCAACTAGGTATTCTGAAGATGAATGTATCAGAAGATGGCATGACACGAATTGCGCCTGAGAAAGAACCTCGCATGCGTGTATCAACGGTAAAAAGTGATGGCGGCGGTAGTCGTCAATCCGTTTCAACTCAACTGGATTTACGTGGTAAACGTTATGAAGACGCCTTAGCAGAAGTTGATCAATACATTGATGCTGCCTTACTTGCAGGTTATCCTCAAGTAACGATTGTCCACGGACGTGGAACGGGTGCTTTAAAACAAGGGGTACAAGAGTACTTGAAAAATAATCGTCGAGTAAAAAAATATAATTTTGCTCCTAGCAATCAAGGTGGAGACGGTGCGACAATTGTGACTTTCTAA
- the trxA gene encoding thioredoxin: MVENITDANFAAETDEGLVLVDFWAPWCGPCRMQGPILDGIATEYQDKVKIVKVNVDENPQTSQAHGIMSIPTLLLKKDGQVVEQMIGVQQKPQLEQVFNKYL; the protein is encoded by the coding sequence ATGGTAGAAAATATTACAGATGCAAATTTTGCAGCAGAAACAGATGAAGGATTAGTATTGGTAGACTTCTGGGCACCTTGGTGTGGACCATGTCGTATGCAAGGACCTATCTTAGACGGTATCGCAACAGAATACCAAGACAAAGTAAAAATTGTTAAAGTAAATGTGGATGAAAATCCTCAAACAAGTCAAGCACACGGAATCATGAGCATTCCAACATTATTACTTAAAAAAGATGGTCAAGTTGTTGAACAAATGATTGGTGTCCAACAAAAACCACAATTAGAACAAGTATTTAATAAATATCTTTAA
- the uvrC gene encoding excinuclease ABC subunit UvrC: MNERIKNKLALLPDQPGCYLMKDKHNTIIYVGKAKILKNRVRSYFTGTHDEKTQRLVSEIVDFETIITESNTEALLLEINLIQKNMPKYNIMLKDDKSYPFIKITNEKAPRLLITRKVLKDNAIYFGPYPDVKAANETKRLLDKIYPLRKCKNLPNEVCLYYHMGQCLGPCVNPVVEAKYKEMVEEIKKFLNGGYTEIQKKIEEKMIKASENMEFEKAAEYRDQIQSIQSVMTKQKMTNADFVDRDVFGYYADKGWMVVQVFFVRQGKLIERNVFDFPFYNEPEEDMLTFIGQFYQENHHFIPKEILLPKELDKSLVEAMIPTKILQPQRGEKKDLVNLANKNAKIYLEEQFSLIERKEDRTIGAVEKLGQAMRIPTPNRIEAFDNSNIMGVDPVSAMVVYVDGKPSKKDYRKFKIKTVEGPDDYASMKEVIYRRYSRVIKDNLPMPDLILIDGGKGQVHAAQNVLDNQLGLDIPIAGLAKNDQHKTSELLFGPDLDVVPLKRNSSEFFLLQRIQDEVHRFAITFHRSTRSKTSFASKLDGIEGLGPKRKKKLLTTFKSMKKIEEASVEDLVDSGLPKTVATNVYQHFQTIKK; this comes from the coding sequence GTGAACGAAAGAATAAAAAATAAATTAGCTTTGTTGCCAGATCAGCCAGGCTGTTATTTGATGAAAGATAAACATAATACGATTATATATGTTGGTAAGGCGAAAATTTTAAAAAATCGAGTGCGGTCTTATTTTACTGGGACGCATGATGAGAAAACACAACGACTAGTAAGTGAAATTGTAGATTTTGAGACGATTATCACAGAGTCGAATACAGAAGCCTTGCTTTTAGAAATAAATTTAATCCAAAAGAATATGCCGAAGTATAACATTATGTTAAAAGATGATAAAAGCTATCCCTTCATCAAGATAACAAATGAAAAAGCCCCAAGATTATTGATTACACGCAAAGTATTAAAAGATAATGCGATTTATTTTGGTCCGTATCCAGATGTAAAAGCAGCCAATGAAACGAAACGATTGCTTGATAAAATTTATCCACTTAGAAAATGTAAAAATTTACCGAATGAAGTGTGTTTGTACTATCATATGGGACAATGTTTAGGTCCTTGTGTGAACCCAGTAGTAGAAGCGAAGTATAAAGAGATGGTAGAAGAGATCAAAAAATTCCTAAATGGCGGCTATACAGAAATTCAAAAAAAGATAGAAGAAAAAATGATAAAAGCTTCTGAGAATATGGAGTTTGAAAAAGCGGCTGAATACCGTGATCAAATTCAGTCGATTCAAAGTGTGATGACCAAACAAAAAATGACCAACGCAGATTTTGTTGATCGTGATGTATTTGGTTATTATGCCGATAAAGGATGGATGGTTGTTCAAGTCTTTTTTGTTAGACAAGGAAAACTAATTGAGCGAAATGTATTTGATTTTCCATTTTATAATGAACCAGAAGAAGATATGTTGACTTTTATTGGGCAATTTTATCAAGAGAATCACCATTTTATTCCCAAAGAAATACTATTACCAAAAGAATTGGATAAAAGCCTTGTCGAAGCGATGATTCCAACTAAAATTTTACAACCTCAACGCGGTGAGAAAAAAGATTTAGTGAATTTAGCCAATAAAAATGCCAAAATTTATTTAGAAGAACAATTTAGTTTAATAGAAAGAAAAGAAGATAGAACAATCGGCGCTGTAGAAAAATTAGGACAAGCAATGAGGATACCAACACCTAATAGAATAGAAGCGTTTGATAATTCAAATATTATGGGGGTCGATCCTGTTTCTGCGATGGTGGTATATGTGGATGGCAAACCATCGAAAAAAGATTATCGTAAATTTAAAATTAAAACAGTCGAAGGACCGGATGATTATGCTTCAATGAAGGAAGTCATTTACAGACGTTACTCTCGAGTAATAAAAGATAATTTACCAATGCCAGATTTAATCTTAATTGATGGTGGAAAAGGGCAAGTACATGCTGCTCAAAATGTTCTTGATAACCAATTAGGTTTAGATATACCAATTGCAGGATTAGCTAAAAATGATCAACATAAAACCAGTGAATTATTATTTGGACCAGACTTAGATGTTGTGCCATTAAAACGAAATTCTTCAGAGTTCTTTTTACTTCAACGTATACAAGATGAGGTGCATAGATTTGCGATAACATTTCATCGTTCAACCCGTAGTAAAACAAGTTTTGCATCAAAACTTGATGGGATAGAAGGCCTTGGACCTAAGCGTAAGAAAAAACTATTAACGACATTTAAATCTATGAAAAAAATTGAGGAAGCGAGTGTCGAAGATTTAGTTGATTCTGGGCTTCCAAAAACTGTTGCAACCAATGTATACCAACATTTTCAAACGATAAAAAAATAG
- a CDS encoding NAD(P)/FAD-dependent oxidoreductase has translation MSRPRVVILGAGYAGLKTAKELSKKNVDADIILVNKNDYHYESTQLHEVAAGTEPASKITFNIVDVIDTKKVQFLKDTVIKVDKDNKKVLLENTGELAYDYLVMALGFESETFGIPGVDDYSLPLVNIKTAEAAQAHLDRALANYQKSKDELDLSIVVCGAGFTSIEYLGEITNRIPKLAKTMNFPMDKVKITCIEAMPTLLPMFSEKLGQFGIDVLKKRGVTFKVGTPIKEIKEHAVVYEENGELKEVHAHTIIWTTGVKGSHVVGESGFAERRGRVMVEKDLRVEGYPDVFMISDVSAVMDEESGRPFPTTAQIAIKQGEAAANNLARLLNNQPTEAFTFKSLGTVASIGNNVGIGQILGGKEVKGYMGSIVKKSIINKSLLAVGTAGTLLKKGRFDYYH, from the coding sequence ATGAGCAGACCAAGAGTCGTTATTTTGGGGGCAGGCTACGCAGGCCTAAAAACAGCTAAAGAATTGAGCAAGAAAAATGTTGATGCTGATATCATTTTGGTGAACAAAAATGATTATCACTATGAATCAACACAATTACACGAAGTAGCAGCAGGAACAGAACCAGCTAGTAAAATAACTTTCAACATTGTTGATGTTATTGATACTAAGAAAGTTCAGTTCTTAAAAGACACTGTTATCAAAGTTGATAAAGATAACAAAAAAGTTTTATTAGAAAACACTGGTGAATTAGCTTATGACTATTTAGTGATGGCATTAGGATTTGAATCAGAAACATTTGGTATTCCAGGTGTTGATGACTATTCGTTACCATTAGTGAATATTAAAACAGCTGAAGCAGCACAAGCTCATCTAGATAGAGCATTAGCTAACTACCAAAAATCTAAAGATGAATTAGATTTATCTATCGTAGTTTGTGGAGCTGGATTTACAAGTATTGAGTATTTAGGAGAAATTACAAATCGTATTCCTAAATTAGCTAAAACAATGAATTTTCCAATGGATAAAGTAAAAATCACTTGTATTGAAGCAATGCCAACATTACTACCAATGTTCTCTGAAAAACTTGGTCAATTTGGTATTGATGTATTGAAAAAACGTGGTGTAACGTTTAAAGTCGGAACACCAATTAAAGAAATTAAAGAACATGCTGTTGTTTACGAAGAAAATGGTGAATTGAAAGAAGTTCATGCTCATACCATTATTTGGACAACAGGTGTTAAAGGTAGTCATGTTGTCGGTGAATCTGGATTTGCTGAACGTCGTGGACGTGTAATGGTTGAAAAAGATTTACGTGTTGAAGGATATCCTGATGTCTTCATGATTAGTGACGTGAGTGCTGTGATGGATGAAGAGTCTGGAAGACCATTCCCAACAACAGCTCAAATTGCGATTAAACAAGGTGAAGCCGCTGCAAATAACTTAGCTCGCTTATTAAATAACCAACCAACAGAAGCTTTTACTTTCAAATCTTTAGGTACTGTTGCTTCAATCGGTAATAACGTTGGTATCGGACAAATATTAGGTGGTAAAGAAGTCAAAGGTTATATGGGTTCAATTGTTAAGAAAAGCATTATTAACAAATCACTTCTTGCTGTGGGAACAGCAGGGACCCTTCTTAAAAAAGGTCGATTTGATTACTATCATTAA
- the sdaAA gene encoding L-serine ammonia-lyase, iron-sulfur-dependent, subunit alpha, with the protein MFETIEELVILANEHGSIAEAMIQTEIEVSQRPREVIIAHMEKNLSVMLASIEKGVKGVTSVTGLTGGDAPRMNQYINKGDFLSGETILRAVQNAMAVNEVNAEMGLICATPTAGSAGVAAGVLSALTDERELTKEQQINFLFAAGAIGLVIANNASISGAAGGCQAEVGSASAMASGALVETCGGTPEQASQAVAITIINMLGLICDPVAGLVEIPCIKRNALGASQAFISADMALAGVKSVIPVDEVIEAMHQVGMQMPSAFKETAEGGLAATKTGKKIMHQLYNNK; encoded by the coding sequence ATGTTTGAAACAATTGAAGAATTAGTTATTTTAGCAAATGAACATGGTTCGATTGCTGAAGCCATGATCCAAACAGAAATAGAAGTTTCACAGCGACCACGTGAAGTGATTATCGCTCACATGGAAAAAAATCTTTCCGTCATGTTAGCCTCAATTGAAAAAGGGGTAAAAGGGGTCACTTCTGTAACCGGTTTAACCGGTGGAGATGCTCCTAGAATGAATCAATATATTAATAAAGGTGATTTTTTAAGTGGTGAGACTATTTTACGTGCGGTGCAAAATGCCATGGCGGTCAATGAAGTAAATGCTGAGATGGGATTAATTTGCGCCACACCTACTGCTGGGAGTGCTGGTGTAGCTGCAGGAGTATTATCCGCTCTAACAGATGAACGTGAATTAACAAAAGAGCAACAAATCAACTTTTTATTTGCAGCTGGCGCTATCGGTTTAGTCATTGCTAACAATGCCTCAATTAGTGGTGCTGCTGGAGGATGCCAAGCTGAAGTCGGATCAGCTAGTGCTATGGCAAGTGGTGCTCTTGTTGAAACTTGTGGTGGTACACCTGAACAAGCATCTCAAGCTGTCGCTATTACTATTATCAATATGCTTGGTTTAATCTGCGATCCAGTTGCAGGCTTGGTAGAAATTCCTTGTATTAAGAGAAATGCTCTTGGTGCATCACAAGCATTTATTTCTGCCGATATGGCTTTAGCAGGAGTAAAAAGTGTCATTCCTGTTGATGAAGTCATTGAAGCCATGCATCAAGTGGGGATGCAAATGCCTTCTGCTTTTAAAGAAACTGCTGAAGGTGGACTAGCTGCCACTAAAACAGGAAAAAAAATTATGCATCAACTTTATAATAATAAATGA
- the sdaAB gene encoding L-serine ammonia-lyase, iron-sulfur-dependent subunit beta produces MGQYNSVFDIIGPVMIGPSSSHTAGAARIGKVIRRILGEQPLSVDIYLYESFAKTYRGHGTDIALVGGLLGMEPDDDRLSKSLEIAHEKGMEVAFIPKIEKADHPNQVKMVLRTKDRTMTCTGISIGGGSIQISELNGFKINLDFSTPTYITFHQDKPGVVANVTRLLSEKNINISTMTLTREAKGEKAMMIIEVDNRVEGLLDSLRQIEHIDAVDFFN; encoded by the coding sequence ATGGGTCAATATAATAGCGTTTTCGATATCATTGGACCAGTCATGATTGGACCAAGCAGTTCTCATACTGCAGGAGCTGCCAGAATTGGTAAAGTCATCAGACGAATATTAGGTGAACAGCCTTTATCTGTTGATATTTACTTATATGAATCATTTGCCAAAACATATAGAGGTCACGGTACGGATATTGCCCTAGTCGGTGGGTTACTCGGTATGGAACCTGACGATGATCGTCTGTCTAAATCTTTAGAAATTGCACATGAAAAAGGGATGGAAGTGGCGTTTATCCCTAAAATTGAAAAAGCCGACCACCCAAACCAAGTTAAGATGGTGCTTCGAACAAAAGATCGAACCATGACATGTACAGGAATTTCTATTGGTGGCGGATCGATTCAAATTTCTGAATTAAATGGGTTTAAAATTAATCTAGATTTTTCTACCCCAACCTACATTACTTTCCATCAAGATAAACCTGGAGTTGTTGCGAATGTGACACGCTTATTATCTGAAAAGAATATTAATATTAGTACGATGACATTAACTCGTGAAGCAAAAGGCGAAAAAGCGATGATGATTATAGAAGTCGATAACCGAGTAGAAGGATTACTTGATTCATTACGACAAATAGAACATATTGATGCGGTTGATTTTTTCAACTAG
- a CDS encoding CinA family nicotinamide mononucleotide deamidase-related protein — MKTELIVVGTELLLGQIVNTNGAYLSKELADLGYEVYFETTVGDNKKRLTDTIELASTRSELVILCGGLGPTTDDLTKEAVSEFIHEPLEYDEESLEKIYHLFTSTDKKMPENNKQQALTFKKGITLKNPTGLACGIFITVNDVHYLLLPGPPSELTAMFEQAAKPLLRKLAPHHKELVSRYLRFIDIGESQLVTDLSDLIDAQTNPTVAPYAKSNEVMLRLTAQSSDLQTAKRLLDEMEEKILAIEKEFFYGYGEELTIQDVAVNQLKQKGKTLAVIDMLTDGQFFTKGIEVQDGTDVVKFGVALENKGMLTTLFDKTFDINDHETLGKEIATYSLEKFGTDYVMVLLGDLSRGNDELPEGTIWFVLASDNGVVCKKRVFKRHLAYMKDGAIKHGYNFIRLNS, encoded by the coding sequence ATGAAAACAGAATTAATTGTTGTTGGAACAGAACTTTTACTTGGCCAAATCGTCAACACAAATGGGGCATATTTATCAAAAGAATTAGCAGATTTAGGTTATGAAGTGTATTTTGAAACGACGGTAGGTGATAATAAAAAAAGATTAACTGACACAATAGAATTAGCATCTACAAGAAGTGAATTAGTTATCTTATGTGGTGGGTTAGGTCCAACTACTGATGATTTAACAAAAGAAGCGGTGAGTGAATTCATTCATGAACCACTAGAGTATGATGAGGAATCTCTAGAAAAAATTTATCATCTATTTACGTCAACTGATAAAAAAATGCCTGAAAATAATAAACAACAGGCTCTAACATTTAAAAAAGGGATCACACTAAAAAATCCGACAGGGCTAGCATGCGGAATTTTTATTACGGTGAATGATGTTCATTATTTACTGTTACCTGGTCCACCCAGTGAATTGACAGCTATGTTCGAACAAGCTGCTAAACCTTTGCTCAGAAAATTAGCACCACATCATAAAGAACTTGTTTCACGCTATTTACGTTTTATTGATATTGGAGAATCACAACTTGTGACAGATTTATCTGATTTAATTGATGCACAAACAAATCCAACTGTTGCCCCATATGCTAAATCAAATGAAGTAATGTTACGACTTACGGCACAAAGTTCAGATTTACAAACAGCCAAGCGTCTACTAGATGAAATGGAAGAAAAAATATTAGCTATTGAGAAAGAATTCTTCTATGGCTATGGAGAAGAGTTGACTATTCAAGATGTCGCTGTTAATCAATTAAAACAAAAAGGCAAAACTCTTGCGGTAATTGATATGTTAACAGACGGACAGTTCTTTACAAAAGGGATTGAGGTTCAAGATGGGACGGATGTTGTTAAATTTGGAGTGGCCCTTGAGAACAAAGGCATGTTAACTACATTGTTTGATAAAACATTTGATATAAACGATCATGAGACGCTTGGAAAAGAAATAGCGACATATAGTTTAGAAAAGTTTGGCACAGATTATGTGATGGTTCTCTTAGGAGATTTAAGTCGTGGAAATGATGAATTACCAGAGGGGACTATTTGGTTTGTCTTAGCTAGTGACAATGGCGTGGTATGTAAAAAAAGAGTGTTTAAACGTCATCTAGCTTATATGAAAGATGGTGCCATTAAACACGGCTATAATTTTATTCGATTAAATAGTTAA
- the recA gene encoding recombinase RecA yields the protein MSDNRKAALDAALKKIEKDFGKGSVMKLGEKVDTQISTVSSGSLALDSALGVGGYPRGRIIEVYGPESSGKTTVALHAIASVQKAGGTAAFIDAEHALDPKYASALGVNIDELLLSQPDTGEQGLNIAEALVSSGAIDIVVVDSVAALVPRAEIDGEMGDAHVGLQARLMSQALRKLSGTINKTKTIAIFINQIREKVGVMFGNPETTPGGRALKFYATVRLEVRRAEQLKSGTDIIGNRTKIKVVKNKVAPPFRIAEVDIMYGEGISQEGELLDMAADKDIVNKSGAWYSYEEERIGQGRENAKKYLTDHPEMREEIYQKVRLAYNMDGVAPEEATEESDKTEEVSLELED from the coding sequence ATGTCAGATAATCGTAAAGCAGCTTTAGATGCTGCCTTAAAAAAAATAGAAAAAGATTTTGGGAAAGGTTCAGTGATGAAACTAGGTGAAAAAGTTGATACTCAGATTTCGACTGTTTCAAGTGGTTCTCTTGCCCTAGACTCAGCTTTAGGAGTTGGTGGGTACCCACGAGGTAGAATCATTGAAGTATATGGCCCAGAAAGTTCAGGTAAAACAACGGTTGCATTGCATGCTATTGCCTCAGTACAAAAAGCAGGAGGAACAGCAGCGTTTATCGATGCTGAACATGCTTTAGATCCAAAATATGCGAGTGCATTAGGTGTTAACATTGATGAGCTTCTTTTATCACAGCCGGATACTGGAGAACAAGGGCTGAACATTGCTGAAGCACTTGTTTCAAGTGGGGCAATTGATATTGTTGTTGTCGATTCAGTAGCTGCTTTAGTACCAAGAGCTGAGATTGATGGTGAAATGGGAGACGCTCATGTGGGGCTTCAAGCACGTTTGATGTCACAAGCGTTAAGAAAACTATCTGGAACAATTAATAAAACAAAAACAATTGCGATATTTATTAACCAAATTCGTGAAAAAGTTGGTGTGATGTTTGGTAACCCAGAAACAACTCCTGGGGGACGTGCATTGAAATTTTACGCAACTGTTCGTTTGGAAGTTCGTCGAGCAGAACAATTAAAATCAGGAACAGATATTATTGGTAATAGAACGAAAATAAAAGTAGTTAAAAATAAAGTAGCGCCACCATTTAGAATTGCTGAAGTTGATATCATGTACGGTGAAGGAATCTCTCAAGAGGGAGAACTACTGGACATGGCTGCTGATAAGGACATTGTTAACAAAAGTGGTGCATGGTATTCTTATGAAGAAGAACGTATCGGTCAAGGACGCGAAAATGCGAAGAAATATCTGACAGATCATCCAGAAATGAGAGAAGAAATTTACCAAAAAGTTCGTCTAGCATATAATATGGATGGAGTAGCACCAGAAGAAGCTACTGAAGAAAGTGATAAAACAGAAGAAGTATCATTAGAATTAGAAGATTAA